The Aspergillus nidulans FGSC A4 chromosome VII nucleotide sequence CGATCATCTCCTCAGTCAGCCCCAGATCGGGTCGGTCAAGATCACTCTTGAGGGCaatgatcttcttcgtccgatAGGGCAGAATACTCAGACGCTTCTGCTCGAGGGCTTTCAGGATCGCTTCTTTCGGGTTATCTCGTCTCGTCAAGCAGTACACGACCGACACGGTATCATTGTTTAGCATTTGATACAGTGTATGCGCGCCAATGGAGCCGGTGGCACCCGTCAAGATCTACAGAGTTAGCTTGACCTGTGGGGGATTGCTGACCCACTTACAACGCCTCTATCGTTCTTCACGAGCTCAGGGACGGGGATATGAGCTTTAAATGAAGAGTACTTGTCGATCAAATGCTGCATAATTGAATCATGGTCTTCCTGATCGCCGTTCCGGCCAGCTTGAGCAGCATGAATCAACTCTGCAAGTCGTGATATATTGCCCGCTTCGAAAACGACATTTTGGGCAAGAGCCATGCTGTCTTGTATCCTGAAGTTTCTTAGCACGAGTCGACGCAATTGGATTGCTTTGAGGCTGTCGACTCCTGCGGCGAAGAACATAGTCTCGGCGTTAGGTATAGGTAGTCCCAGCTCGTTCTGGCAAAGCTTCATTAAATAGGTCTCAGTGTCTGCCGTATTCAACTCGAGTGTCCCATCTGACTGTCCTTCATAACGAGTATATAATCCTTCGATAACATCCGCGTAACGCGCATAAACTTGCGCCCTAATTATCGACCCCTTATCAGTCTGAGGACGAGAGGATCCGTACGGCAAAACACAGACCATGTCTCGCGAGATCTGCGAGAACTGCTCCGCGCGTGAGTTTGCATCTTCCACATTGGGCCAAATGAGGTCCAAGAACTCTGCGTCAGGTGTTGTCTTTGCGGCCTCCGACCTGAATACAAGGAGCCCAGGAGCTGTTCTGTTGACTCCAACCACAACTGCCTCATCAATCAACGCACTCTGCCTGATGGTACCTTCTATGGGCAGAGGGAGAACCTTCTCTCCATTCAAGAGCGTTATTCGGTCGTCTAACCGGGTTACGTACTTCCATCGCTCGCGCATATCCGGATGGGGCGTGAATACGTCTCGAGAATGGTACGAACCCGGCGGGTCGTCGGAGTTTGAGGCCGTAAGTGCAGGATGCCCTTTTAGGTAAACGCATTCAAACAGGTTGTCTGAGATTGGCTTCATCCAGATATAGGGTTTTAAGTCGTCGAAAAACCGCATGTAATTCCAATGTGGATCCCCAACTGGACGTGAGACGGACTCTGCTACTAAGCCAGCCTCCGTCCTGCAATCATTAGCCCTGATCGAAGAAGCCCTGATTAAAATCTACTTACAATCCGAAATATCCGCCAAACTTCACACCCTCAGCGACAAGCCGATCTCCAAGGTCATCTGGGCACGCGGAACCTCCATACGTGACCATATTACACAGCCGGAGAGCCTCCAGCCCTCTGTCACTATCCacgagaagctgaagcagatacGGTACTCCCTGGACTGACTCCGGCTTAGCAGCTTCCAGAGCAGCGACAACAGATGTGGCTGTGAGTGGGAGCGAGGCGTCCCACATATACGCGACCTTCCTCATATACATTGCCTGGAACGCAGTCGACAAGCCATGCAGGTGATACCACGGGAGGGTGTTGAACGAGGTCAGGCCCGGTCCACGCAACGGGTGCGTCAGAATGGCTTGGTGGCTTAGGTACAGTGGCTTTGGTGTACCGGTCGACCCGGAACTATGCAGAATGAGTGCGGTCCGTTGTCTTCGAGCGGCGCCGTTGCGACTGCCTTGAAACAAGATGAAGGCTGGGCCATCCATACACTCAGTCGGCGAAGCACGCTGAATGATTGGTCTTACTATAACAAGTTGTTGCCGGAGGATCTCGCCCAGTGTTTCTCTAATGCTCGGTGTCTGACCGTACATGATGGTATCGCAACCAACTGTATTGAGCAACGATACGCATGCAGCGCCGGACAAACGCGGAGAAAGCATCATCACTGTATATCCAAGGCGACTGAGAGCAAAAAATGTGACGACCATGTCCATATTCGACAGGGTGAGCAAAGCGACagtcttctcatccttgggCTGTCTCGCATTAGCCATGGCAGAACAGAACTCTCGGCCACAACGAACCGGTTTGAATCCAGCCTCCACCAAACCACACACGGCATGGTCAATCATGCAATTCAGGTCCTCCCCGGTAAAATACTCATACTCAACGGCTGCATCGAGAGACTTCGGATACGCCAGAATTGGCTCCTGGACTGCATCCGCTGCTCGCAGGCGGATCAAGTCATCTAGGGTATTCAGCCGGCCAAATCGCTGGACCAACTCTTGCGtctcatcctgcagccaCTTGCCGGTCGATTCAGTATCCTGAGAGTTCCCCATTGCTGCCGGGGCACATAGGAGTAGGACAGACTACCAGGTCTAAGAGGGATGGGTGGTGGCTATGCCTCTTATAAGCTCGAACTCAGGTTCGACACGGCGCAATTATGGCACGTCATAAAGCGTTTGTTTGCTCTGAGTAACCGATTGTCTCCTGGCAAGACTTCTCTCCCATTCTTTTTTATCCTCAGGCTTGACGTGCTGAGCGCCTATTCGCTTCCACTACCTCGACTGCATCACAAACCCTCGCATCGGACTGGTCAGTACGCAGACTCTCAGCTAACCCGGTATCAGCCACAAGAGCCTTTGAAGCCAGATTCAGCACCGACTGCCCATACACATTATTGGCTAGAAACTGTCTGGTCAGCCAAACACCTGCCCTAGCGCGATTGGATGGATACCCTACGCAATGGTGGCCGATCATGAGTTCATGCTGCAGAATCGCGCATTAGCCTGAATAAGCAATGTGCCAGATCAGCTATGCGGAGGTCAATCTAGGCAGATATGTTTATCACCGCGCTGGATCTGCAGGTACTTAGGGTTGCCGATAACCTGAGTCTCGTGGGCCCTCGGGCTGTGACGGTAAacttttcctccaccagtCTGTCAACCAAGAGAAAAGTGTAAGATCATAGGGCTTGGAAGTCACTTTTTACTCCTATTTCTCACCTCTGCTTTAATATTTTTACCTAATTTACCGAACACCTCCATTATCGGGCCTGGAATAAGGTTCTGCCATAAACTTGAATCCTTCACCTTGAACCCGAGCCAAGTCCTCCTTGTTTCAGCATAAGTCACCCGGCACGAGAGATAGGTCAGTTGAGtataagaaaaaaaaattagcCTCACTGGACTCGATTTTTGATCCCTTGTACTCTATGCAACTGGGTGATCTGATACCTAAATGTCGGGTATACTGGCGGCCAGATCGACCCGTGCGCTCCAAAAGTGGACACATCCACTCCTGACCGGCCGCTGACGCCCTCCCTAGCTAGCCTCTCtgaaaaaagggaaaagataaaaaacaaaaataaaaaacaaatataaaatataaaaataaaatataaaaataaaatataaaaataaaatataaaaaaagcCACCtgaaaaagagaagggaaTGGAAAGAAAAATCGAAAAAATGGAAAACTAACCTAATCTACAGATCCTTCGATCGAGGCTATACTGGACGGCTGCTTGTTTTGTTATTATGACACAACTTGACAGTATTCGTCTACTGATTATATTCTACTGAATAATCTGAACGAAAAACTACTGATCTCTCGGACTTGGCCTTCGTAATGTATATATAGGCTTACTCGGCTGCCTAGAGTGTTACACATGAACATATATTATTTGGATAACTCAGGacttggcctggagctcGGCGAAGTATTGCAAGCAAGTGTTTGCCGAGGTGGATCTAATTACCTCATAGTTTCGTGCAATTTGCTATAGAGCTCTTTCGGTGTCCGGCCTGAAAAATTGTTGGCGAAGACACAATGTCGAGCCGGAACCACTGCTCCGTACTGATAGTCACATAGTTCCTGGCAAACATCTACTAGGTTACGGCGGATGTGCAAACACTATGTTTCAAACTCGGTGGCTCTTGAATAAGCAAGATCATCAAAAATTCCCACGGCTAACTCCTAGTATACAGTACAATCCAAATTCAAAGTCCAAGCTCCATCATTCGGAGCAGTTAGCCTAAGCAAAGGCAGACCGGAGCCCTCTTTCAAGAACAACaccaccagcgccagctagAGCAACAGCCCAGGTCCACTTGTTGCTGAGCTCCTTGATGCTAGGCCAGAAACTGTTCTTCTCAGAACGGTACTCAGCGAACTGCTGCGCCTTGATCGGGTCTTCCTTGGCGTAGCGCTCGGCCTGGGTTTGCTCGTTTTCACGGTCGCCGCCAATaaagcggaggaagatgtagTTTGTGATAGGGCCGAGGGCAGCGAGCGGGTGGAAAAGGCCGGCGCCCAGAAGGAGTACAGGGAACGAGAAGTGGATGAGGGCATCGCCGAGATAGCTGTCTCTGTTAACTTGAGCTCTTTAGCAGACTAGGGCATGGGAACATACTTAGGGTGTCTAACAACGCTCCAGACTCCGTCGCGGCAAACACCAAtgtcgcccttcttcttgtggGAAGCAAGTCGCTTATCAGCGAGGACTTCCATCGCGAAACCGGccgagaagaggaagacggccagCGCGTGGTACCAGCCGCGTTCCGTGGTCACGGGCGAAGCAGCAATGCTCTCAGCGGTCTTGCGGAAGGGCAGCACGAACGGCAACGAGATGAGCGTCTGCACTGCAGCCTCAGGTAAGAACATGGTGAAGAGCGACTTGTTCCAAAATCCGGGGTCCTTCTTGAGCGCATCGTAGCGCGGGTCGTCCTTGCCACGTGCAACACCACGAGTCGCGATCCGGTGGAACAGACGAACACCCCAGGCAGTAACACCACCGAGAAGCAGTTTCTCTGAGTAGCTGAGTGTAGACCATGCCGTGGAGCAAGAGAGACCGTCGTGGAGAACCTTGGTGCCAATAGCGCTATACCATGCATTGAGGGTCATGCCGGCAGGCCAAAGCCAGTCTTTGCCTTCAGCGCGATCCGTGTAGCGGGAAATACCGTACGCGATTGTAGAAAATGCTGCGTGGAAAGTAAAGGATGGGAGAGCGGCAGATTGGAGGAGGCCTAGTGCCGCGGCGGTCGAGGACTGGGTGTGGCCGGAGAAGTGGGAGCCGTAGAGGTcctgctctgcagctgtgCCTTTGGTCTGTCCTACATGCGGGATATGCTGTCGGGCCTTTTCGAAGCTGGTGCCAAAACGGGAGCCGTAGAGATCTTGTTCGGCGCCGCTGGTGTGTGGGAGGTACGATCCGGCCTTGTCGACGGGCAGGGGGCCCGTCGAGAGGCGGCCGCCGTACACTTCTTGTTCTGCCATCGTGGCTATAGATGGATCGATGATTCTTGGAATGAGAATGAGAGAATTGAAGGATCTAAAGGATTAAATATGAAGGAGTCAGGATTGCATCATGTTTATGTCGAGGTCTTGTATGACGTCAGTCATACCTGAAGGACTCCGCATCTCCAACGCAACCTCCTGGAACTTGTACCAAGAATCGGCACATTACACTATCACCTATTAATCTGAGAGAATCAAGGATGGATTGATTAACGCCGCGGCTTACTCTCTTGGTGTGGGATACTTAGTGGGATCATTTTGTGGGATCATTCAACCAAAGGAACCTACCTGGATTCTGATCATAATATAAGGCTCATCACGCAAAGTCACCACCCATTAAGCTCAGTCCGGGTCTATCGAAGCTTGTTAGCCGGGATTAACCAGGAACCTGGCCCCAAACACCTCTTTGTCAATCAGGAAGCGCATATTTGTGCGATTGAGTACCCGCAAGGCATCGCGCTGTGTCAATCCTCCACATTTGCCATGATCGAGGGAACAGCAGGACGAGCAACGTCAGCAGCCTAGATTTTAACATGAGAGCGCGGAATGGCCCACAATTGCTGACTAGTCCAAGGGCAGACTCGGTTCATATTGAGGTATACCAATGATGAGCGTTCTGCGATAGGAGCTCTTCAGTCGTGGCCACTCTGCTTATGCATAAGCACAGTGGGAGCAGCGACTAGACTCCAAAAATTACTAGGACGGCTACTGGAACTCTCGCCGACAATCGAATACGTGCATCTCTGTCCTACTACGCCGTTCTGCGGGTTGAGTTCACATAACGCAATATCAGGAAGACCACTTCATTGTGAGTCGGCCGAGTGCAGGTGAGCTTGTTTTGCGGTCTCCGAGCTAGACTTCAGTCTTCGCCATCCCGATCCGAGAGTTCGCTAGGAAGACTGCTAAAGATGGGATGAGGGGACAGCCGTGAGATGCCGGCTCCTCAACGCAGCGGGCCAGGTAATCGCCAATTTTATGTTGGATTATTTGGATACAAGGCCGCAATGCACTAGTCATTGATGTCCTGCCCACAGCATTCTAAGCCCGGGCACCATTCCTTGAAATGTCCAAATAGGAAAGGTGAGAATCTTGTTTCGCAATGCGGCGATTCTCATCGAAACAATCCGCATATAGAAGCATTTGGCCGTTCATCTACCACTTGCAAGGCAGGAGATGCCCTGGCCATAGCCAGGAATCAAGATGGTACAATATTGGCTGAGATCTGTATAGAGGTGCTTAGAGACCAGAGACTTAGCACAGTCTAGTAGTTCACTACGTACAGCTCAGCTTTTCGAGGGCATAGACAGGTGTCAAGGAACTAGATTGGTGAGACTTCCTGCCGCAATCAGCGGAATCACGCAGAAATAGGCAAAGatttggtttaagagctccttgGGAGCAACTCAAGCGCTGCTGGGGACGGCGCCGCGGTCATGGTTTTTGTTGTGTCAAGCATGTATTTTGGTCTCTATCGCGTCGCTCAAGGCAGAAGCTA carries:
- a CDS encoding uncharacterized protein (transcript_id=CADANIAT00009107) translates to MGNSQDTESTGKWLQDETQELVQRFGRLNTLDDLIRLRAADAVQEPILAYPKSLDAAVEYEYFTGEDLNCMIDHAVCGLVEAGFKPVRCGREFCSAMANARQPKDEKTVALLTLSNMDMVVTFFALSRLGYTVMMLSPRLSGAACVSLLNTVGCDTIMYGQTPSIRETLGEILRQQLVIVRPIIQRASPTECMDGPAFILFQGSRNGAARRQRTALILHSSGSTGTPKPLYLSHQAILTHPLRGPGLTSFNTLPWYHLHGLSTAFQAMYMRKVAYMWDASLPLTATSVVAALEAAKPESVQGVPYLLQLLVDSDRGLEALRLCNMVTYGGSACPDDLGDRLVAEGVKFGGYFGLTEAGLVAESVSRPVGDPHWNYMRFFDDLKPYIWMKPISDNLFECVYLKGHPALTASNSDDPPGSYHSRDVFTPHPDMRERWKYVTRLDDRITLLNGEKVLPLPIEGTIRQSALIDEAVVVGVNRTAPGLLVFRSEAAKTTPDAEFLDLIWPNVEDANSRAEQFSQISRDMVCVLPYGSSRPQTDKGSIIRAQVYARYADVIEGLYTRYEGQSDGTLELNTADTETYLMKLCQNELGLPIPNAETMFFAAGVDSLKAIQLRRLVLRNFRIQDSMALAQNVVFEAGNISRLAELIHAAQAGRNGDQEDHDSIMQHLIDKYSSFKAHIPVPELVKNDRGVILTGATGSIGAHTLYQMLNNDTVSVVYCLTRRDNPKEAILKALEQKRLSILPYRTKKIIALKSDLDRPDLGLTEEMIEEMRQCVSLIVHTAWPVNFNLPLSTFTSHIVGLNQLINFSLSVHMPTPAVMLFCSSISTAFASSADSIDELPISDLGSALSMGYARSKLVGERIISNARKTGARTYSLRIGQVSGHSKKGLWNDSEAIPLMLRSALTLKALPELDMDCSWLPADKLACSIMEIARVCSSHSSHDNRDDGDDSVYNLCNPHTFTWSAMLSTLRQHGFEFRTVPFNDWLEKLRQSEGRGEELQNPAVKLVDHYEAMYGGNAPKPKIFRTDKAERDSETLRNGRLRIIQDGILARYVQDWMNRWN
- a CDS encoding DUF1295 domain protein (transcript_id=CADANIAT00009108) — its product is MAEQEVYGGRLSTGPLPVDKAGSYLPHTSGAEQDLYGSRFGTSFEKARQHIPHVGQTKGTAAEQDLYGSHFSGHTQSSTAAALGLLQSAALPSFTFHAAFSTIAYGISRYTDRAEGKDWLWPAGMTLNAWYSAIGTKVLHDGLSCSTAWSTLSYSEKLLLGGVTAWGVRLFHRIATRGVARGKDDPRYDALKKDPGFWNKSLFTMFLPEAAVQTLISLPFVLPFRKTAESIAASPVTTERGWYHALAVFLFSAGFAMEVLADKRLASHKKKGDIGVCRDGVWSVVRHPNYLGDALIHFSFPVLLLGAGLFHPLAALGPITNYIFLRFIGGDRENEQTQAERYAKEDPIKAQQFAEYRSEKNSFWPSIKELSNKWTWAVALAGAGGVVLERGLRSAFA